CATCCTCGACTACTATATACCTCCCGAGATACTCGAGAATGCACCAAAGAAGAGGATCGGCAAGACAGAGGCCCGGTTTATCCGCCCAGAGGACTACATAGTTCTCAAGGCTAAGGCTGCTCGAGAAGCTGATATCGAGGACCTGAGGATAGTCCGAGAGTACATCGATGAGGGTAAGCTGCGGGTAGACGAGAGGATAATCAAGCGCGACGTAGAACTCCTACCCGAGGACGACCGGGGCTTCGTGGTAAACAAGCTCCGCGAGCTAGGCTTTAGGGTATAGGCGGTACAACAGTCATAGCGCTTTGACGACTTTTCTCCTGGTAGTCGGGAACCCGGGGGTTACTCTGGAAGCTCCACCTCGACTATCTTGGCGTCTACCGCCTCGCGCACCTCCGATTCACACCAGGCTTCACTCATCCTGACAACTTCTTCCTTCACTTTCTCAATTGCCTCTTCGAGGCTCTCTCCCTGAGCCTGAGCCCCGCTCATAGGCTCGACTGCCACGTACCAGGTTGTACCGTCTTCTTCAACCTCCTTGTACACTACTATCCCGACCTTTACACGGCGAGCCATACGCGCCACCCCATGGAGTAGCATCACCCGTAAACTCATGTTAATAAACTATTTGGTTATGCTTCCTATAGCAAAATATTTCTATGTAGAATTACTGACAAAAACAGCAAACCAACTAAGACGGGACTCTAAACAAGCCTATACGCGTTGCAGAAGAGGCATCCCCAAACCACAAGTGTAGGAACACTACCGCTAGAAGTGAGGGACGAAGAGGAACGGAGCCCTTTGGGCCCCTCCCCTCTCCCCGGGGCTTCATGATGCTACCCTTCTTTGCCCCTGTCAGTTATCGTTGCCCCATGGTGGCTAAGCAAGTGGTTCATACCATATCTGATGTGCTCCGACGCATAGACGGCAGGGGCTACAAGGCTTATCGCGAACTCCTAGGCGTTTCCGAGACTATTCAGGGCCTCCGCATCAGAGTTACCCGCGTCCAGGGTGACCCCTTCGCCCCACCAAGCGTAGTACGGATTGACGTCAAGCCGAGGCTGCCGCAGTGGGCTATCCGCTATCCAGTAGCAACAGCCGACTATATCTACCGCCAGCTCTACCGTGCTCTTCGGAGGCTCTCGGCGAGGCTCGGCGAGGGCCACAGCGGGTTCCTCGGCGTCCCACGGCCCGGCCCTGTTATGCTGCAGCGCAGCGGCGTAGAGCTAGACAATAGCGGGCATCTCGTAGTCCGCGTCTGGGCTGGCCTCCCAAGCCGGCGGCGACGTGTCCTGGCAGATGCCGCCGAGGATCTCCTACTCCACCGTATACCCCGTGCAGTACAAGAAGCCATCCGCGTAGATGCTGAGGCCCTCAGGAGGCACGTCGACACTTGGCGCCTCCAGGAGGAGATACGCAGCAAGCTGCCGCGCCTCGGCCTCGTAGCATTTATTGGAGACGGCAGTATCCTCCCACGACGCTGTGGCAGCTGCGACGATCCGCTTCCTGGTGCTGTACCGTTCGAGTCGCCTCCGAGCCTCCGCGTAGAGGTGGAGACGAGCCTAGGTAGTGTCACCGGCATGGGTGTGCGCCGCGGTGTCACAGTCATAGCAGGTACAGCGTTCCACGGCAAGACAACACTGCTAGAAGCCATACAGTACGGCGTGTACAACCACGTACCCGGCGATGGCAGAGAACGCGTCGTCACAATCCGTGAAGCCGTCAAGGTACGCGCTGAGGACGGTAGAAGCGTAGCGTGTGTCGATATCTCTACTTTTGTCCACAGTCTGCCGGGGGGCCGCAGTACTAGCTGCTTCACTACGAGCGATGCTAGCGGCGCTACAAGCATGGCCGCCGCTATACAGGAGGCAGTAGAGGCCGGTGCCAAACTCATACTCATCGACGAGGATACTTCGGCTACTAACCTACTCTTCTACGACGAGCGCGCTGCGCCGCTCATCCGCAGGAAGACGGTAACCACCATAGCCGAGCAGGCAGCCTCTATGGCATCAAAGGGCGTATCCCTCGTCATAGTTTCAAGCGGCTCGATGCCTCTCATAGCCGCTGCAGACACCGTCATAATCATGGAGGATTACAAGCCGAGAGACGTTACGCCCGAGGCCCACCAGCTCGCCAGGGATATCACAGCCTCCGAGGATTATCATGCCCCGCGTAGCCGCGTCCTCGTCAGAGCCCCGAGGCTTGTTAAGCCAAAGCTCCGGGGCCCCTGGCTTGTTGCTAAGAATCTCGATGAGCCGCTCACTCTTGAGTCGAACGAGCAGCTCGTCGAGGAGGGCCAGCTACGCCTCTTAGTGGCAATCGCAGCTAGACTAAACCATTTCGAGGGTCTATCCATGCGCAGCATAGCCTATCGTATAGACCAAGACACGAGGGAGGGCTTCCAACAGCTCCTCCGTGGCGAACCTGGACCAGGCTACGCTGAGGTTCGAGGCATTGATGTTATACACTTGATTAACAGGATACCGAGTGTTAAGGTTCAACAAGAGACCGGCAGCTGAGAGTAACATTGAAATATCCGGTTACACTGGCGTGTGTAGGTAAAATGGGGTTGGCTGAGATACTGGGCCACCTATCCCGGGGAGAGGGGAGAGGTTTCCCGGGCTCCCACCCACTCCTCCCTTCTATGCATCTCCTATCCTATATCCCTAGTGGCCTTGAAGTGGGAGCGTAACCCGTAAGTATAACCGCTCATGCATTATACTGGGCTATCTGTGCCGAGACCCTACTATTTATGAGCCCCTTAACGTAGTGTCTACTACCTGTGCTAGGTGTACTCGTAAACCTAGTCTCCTTTGATAAGACAGGAGCGATATTCCCGTATACGTGGGTTCCATGTGTGGGGCGATTCGTGTTGGAGACA
The window above is part of the Pyrodictium delaneyi genome. Proteins encoded here:
- a CDS encoding ABC-ATPase domain-containing protein, with translation MMLPFFAPVSYRCPMVAKQVVHTISDVLRRIDGRGYKAYRELLGVSETIQGLRIRVTRVQGDPFAPPSVVRIDVKPRLPQWAIRYPVATADYIYRQLYRALRRLSARLGEGHSGFLGVPRPGPVMLQRSGVELDNSGHLVVRVWAGLPSRRRRVLADAAEDLLLHRIPRAVQEAIRVDAEALRRHVDTWRLQEEIRSKLPRLGLVAFIGDGSILPRRCGSCDDPLPGAVPFESPPSLRVEVETSLGSVTGMGVRRGVTVIAGTAFHGKTTLLEAIQYGVYNHVPGDGRERVVTIREAVKVRAEDGRSVACVDISTFVHSLPGGRSTSCFTTSDASGATSMAAAIQEAVEAGAKLILIDEDTSATNLLFYDERAAPLIRRKTVTTIAEQAASMASKGVSLVIVSSGSMPLIAAADTVIIMEDYKPRDVTPEAHQLARDITASEDYHAPRSRVLVRAPRLVKPKLRGPWLVAKNLDEPLTLESNEQLVEEGQLRLLVAIAARLNHFEGLSMRSIAYRIDQDTREGFQQLLRGEPGPGYAEVRGIDVIHLINRIPSVKVQQETGS